In Drosophila teissieri strain GT53w chromosome 2R, Prin_Dtei_1.1, whole genome shotgun sequence, the following proteins share a genomic window:
- the LOC122612548 gene encoding transforming growth factor beta-1-induced transcript 1 protein, translated as MSASICCRCNEEIWPRAVCSSGKTYHPHHFTCKDCGLVVDPTLFFAVEDDVVCSECYLDKHAVRCSACRTPILERGVTAAERKWHEKCFRCVSCSKPLVSASFFEVNGYLFCRSHYRELFSSRCSGCEKPIDRRAVVALSTKWHAKCFKCHLCRKRISAREFWIKNGQPICLACQPVASQPRNLSAP; from the coding sequence ATGTCGGCTTCGATTTGCTGTAGATGCAACGAGGAGATCTGGCCCAGGGCAGTTTGCAGCTCGGGCAAGACGTACCATCCGCACCACTTCACCTGCAAGGACTGCGGCCTGGTGGTGGATCCTACGCTGTTCTTCGCAGTGGAGGACGACGTGGTCTGCAGCGAGTGCTATCTGGACAAGCATGCCGTCCGGTGCTCCGCGTGCCGGACTCCTATCCTTGAGCGCGGCGTGACTGCCGCGGAGCGCAAGTGGCACGAAAAGTGTTTCCGGTGCGTGAGCTGCAGCAAGCCGCTAGTCTCGGCGAGCTTCTTTGAAGTGAACGGATACCTGTTCTGCAGGTCGCACTACCGAGAACTGTTTTCGTCCCGCTGCTCAGGCTGTGAGAAGCCCATCGATCGCCGAGCCGTGGTTGCGCTGAGTACCAAGTGGCATGCCAAGTGCTTCAAGTGCCACCTCTGCCGTAAAAGGATCAGCGCTCGGGAATTCTGGATCAAGAACGGACAACCCATTTGCCTAGCCTGTCAACCTGTAGCCTCGCAGCCCCGAAATTTGTCAGCCCCATAA
- the LOC122612547 gene encoding peptidylglycine alpha-hydroxylating monooxygenase, translating into MPRTSEVAAAVGLLLLIGMISVDGLVKEGDYQNSLYQQNLKSNSATGAMASFPFLMPNVSPQTPDLYLCTPIKVDPTTTYYIVGFNPNATMNTAHHMLLYGCGEPGTSKTTWNCGEMNRASQEESASPCGPHSTSQIVYAWARDAQKLNLPEGVGFKVGKNSPIKYLVLQVHYAHIDKFKDGSTDDSGVFLDYTEEPLKKLAGTLLLGTDGQIPAMKTEHLESACEISEPKVLHPFAYRVHTHGLGKVVSGYRVRTDSDGRQDWLQLGKRDPLTPQMFYNTSTRDPIIEGDKIAVRCTMESTRHRITKIGPTNEDEMCNFYLMYYVDHGETLNTKFCFSQGPPYYYWSNPDTDLHNIPHIEASIL; encoded by the exons ATGCCACGAACATCCGAAGTAGCCGCTGCCGTGGGGCTGCTCCTGCTTATCGGAATGATAAGTGTGGACGGCCTTGTGAAAGAGGGGGATTACCAAAACTCCCTTTATCAACAGAATCTCAAGTCGAACTCCGCAACAGGCGCAATGGCTTCGTTTCCATTTCTGATGCCCAACGTTTCCCCCCAAACC cCCGATCTGTACTTGTGCACGCCCATCAAGGTCGACCCCACTACCACCTACTATATTG TTGGCTTCAATCCCAATGCCACCATGAACACGGCCCACCATATGCTGCTCTACGGATGCGGAGAGCCCGGAACCTCTAAGACCACATG GAACTGTGGCGAGATGAACCGAGCTTCCCAAGAAGAGTCTGCCAGTCCCTGCGGACCCCACTCCACTTCGCAG ATCGTTTACGCTTGGGCCAGAGACGCTCAAAAGTTGAATCTGCCCGAGGGAGTGGGTTTCAAGGTGGGCAAGAACTCGCCCATCAAGTACCTGGTACTGCAAGTTCACTATGCCCACATTGACAAGTTCAAAG ATGGCTCCACTGATGATTCTGGGGTGTTTCTGGATTACACAGAAGAGCC TCTTAAAAAGCTGGCTGGAACTCTGCTGCTGGGCACGGACGGACAGATTCCGGCCATGAAGACGGAGCACCTGGAAAGCGCTTGCGAGATAAGCGAGCCGAAGGTCCTGCATCCTTTCGCGTACCGGGTGCACACCCACGGCCTGGGAAAGGTGGTCTCTGGCTACCGGGTGAGAACAGACAGCGACGGCAGACAGGACTGGCTGCAGTTGGGCAAGAGAGATCCCCTCACGCCCCAGATGTTCTACAACACCAGCACCAGGGACCCCATAATCGAGGGAGATAAGATCGCCGTGAGGTGTACTATGGAGAGCACCCGCCATCGAATAACCAAAATAGG TCCCACGAACGAGGACGAGATGTGCAACTTCTATCTCATGTACTACGTGGATCATGGAGAGACGCTCAACACGAAATTCTGCTTCAGCCAGGGACCCCCCTACTACTACTGGTCCAATCCCGACACCGACCTACACAATATCCCACATATCGAGGCAAGCATCTTGTAA
- the LOC122614864 gene encoding oxysterol-binding protein-related protein 2, with protein MAEGDYAEHVERTELPAPMISRKEVSIWAILKNCIGKDLSKITMPVMLNEPLSFIQRLCEYMEYAQLLTEAAHQESPADRMKYVAAFAVSALASNWERLGKPFNPLLGETYELQRGDYRIVCEQVSHHPPVSAFHAESKDFKFHGTISPKIKFWGKSVEVNPKGTVTVEFPKWNESYSWTNVNCCVHNIIVGRLWIEQYGKMEITNHTTGHVASLTFKSAGSGAKNLHRVEGYVKDASETNIYFLYGKWTEFIKCCSAESYVQFLKQGTRKNDDYDGSPNGTPKKMFSKLNSFKLNSFRSLSIQDSDSYPPMEQEGDIPKSDSAYSLDIPDSTTLWSCKPRPSNCSEYYQFTHFALQLNAMDSNMKPPLTLCPTDSRLRPDILHLEEGNLDGASKEKTRLEEKQRHTRKQRKSTNSDDWSPRWFKYATNPHTKIDDWLYSGGYWDRKYDNTDTIF; from the exons ATGGCAGAGGGCGACTACGCGGAGCATGTGGAAAG AACTGAGCTTCCGGCCCCGATGATTTCCCGCAAGGAGGTTAGCATCTGGGCCATTCTGAAGAACTGCATCGGCAAGGACCTGAGCAAAATCACCATGCCGGTCATGCTGAACGAACCACTTAGCTTCATCCAGCGGCTCTGCGAGTACATGGAGTACGCACAACTGCTGACCGAAGCAGCTCATCAGGAAAGCCCGGCAGACCGGATGAAATACGTGGCGG ccTTTGCCGTATCAGCACTAGCATCCAACTGGGAGCGCCTGGGAAAACCTTTTAATCCTCTTCTTGGGGAAACATACGAGCTGCAGAGGGGCGACTATCGAATCGTCTGCGAGCAGGTCTCCCACCATCCTCCAGTATCTGCATTTCACGCAGAATCCAAGGACTTCAAGTTCCACGGCACGATTAGCCCAAAAATCAAGTTTTGGGGCAAGAGTGTTGAGGTGAATCCAAAAGGAACTGTGACTGTTGAGTTTCCGAA ATGGAACGAAAGTTACAGTTGGACTAATGTCAATTGCTGCGTTCACAACATAATTGTGGGCAGGCTATGGATTGAGCAGTATGGAAAGATGGAGATCACTAACCACACCACTGGCCATGTGGCAAGTCTCACCTTTAAGTCTGCCGGATCTGGAGCCAAAAACTTGCACCGAGTTGAGGGATATGTGAAAGATGCCAG TGAAACCAACATATACTTCCTTTATGGCAAATGGACCGAGTTCATTAAATGCTGCTCTGCCGAGTCCTACGTCCAGTTTTTGAAGCAGGGAACCAGGAAAAACGATGACTACGATGGCTCCCCGAACGGAACGCCAAAGAAGATGTTCTCGAAATTGAATAGTTTTAAGCTTAACTCATTTCGCAGCCTGTCCATTCAAGAC AGCGATAGCTACCCACCCATGGAGCAGGAAGGCGACATCCCAAAGAGTGACTCCGCATATTCACTTGACATTCCAGACTCGACGACCCTGTGGAGCTGTAAACCCAGACCTTCCAACTGTAGCGAG TACTACCAGTTTACGCATTTTGCGCTGCAGCTTAACGCCATGGATAGCAACATGAAACCACCGCTGACACTATGCCCTACCGATTCGCGACTGCGACCTGATATATTACACCTAGAGGAAGGGAACTTGGACGGTGCCTCCAAGGAGAAGACTCGCCTCGAGGAGAAACAAAGGCACACACGAAAACAAAGGAAGTCCACCAATAGCGATGACTGGTCCCCCAG GTGGTTTAAATACGCAACTAACCCCCATACCAAAATCGACGATTGGCTGTACAGCGGGGGATATTGGGACCGCAAATACGACAACACCGATACGATATTTTAG
- the LOC122613473 gene encoding protein phosphatase 1 regulatory subunit 15A — MSPFHTLMGALFDPFLFVLRLIAKMSSPIYEQYRCGPSRPLPAGSRSLWKPNKVHKEAPEVKPLEVPEDLRIPTLQPDPLDPLATMMSFKLMAMDVVTQMQTALHKCVNAQSPPGAKMAGIELDALRRCVPSSCYFFIDLHPHHGFKDTAEECPTSQVSSDRNNNAGSSGASTAKSSLQRQRSISECSEDSFICFEDDAEEEDEDVEEDDDEDDDDDDSSSVQFTACGEDENTEELKDCQCSDDSSTPVKKVRFNMKPEVHVMLAWDYAYRAARKSEWQVMARDRDRFQQRIRRISPILNAVLTPVHRERVYQARFLHED, encoded by the exons ATGTCGCCATTTCACACCCTTATGGGCGCGCTGTTTGACCCCTTCCTCTTTGTTCTCCGCCTGATTGCAAAAATGAGTTCTCCCATCTACGAGCAATATCGGTGCGGGCCGTCACGTCCCCTCCCTGCTGGATCACGCTCCCTGTGGAAGCCAAACAAGGTGCATAAGGAGGCACCCGAGGTCAAGCCGCTCGAGGTCCCCGAGGATTTGAGAATCCCAACCCTGCAGCCAGACCCCCTAGATCCGCTGGCCACCATGATGTCCTTCAAGCTAATGGCCATGGACGTAGTAACTCAAATGCAAACCGCCCTGCACAAGTGCGTCAACGCCCAGAGTCCGCCGGGCGCCAAGATGGCGGGAATTGAGCTGGACGCCTTGCGGCGTTGCGTGCCGTCCTCGTGCTACTTCTTTATTGACCTGCATCCGCACCACGGCTTTAAGGATACCGCGGAGGAGTGCCCCACTAGTCAAGTCTCCAGTGACCGGAATAACAACGCAGGCAGTTCGGGAGCATCGACTGCCAAGAGCTCCTTGCAGCGGCAGCGTAGTATTTCTGAGTGCAGTGAGGACAGCTTCATTTGCTTCGAGGACGACgcagaggaggaggatgaggatgttgaggaagacgacgacgaggatgatgatgatgacgacagcagcagcgtgCAGTTTACAGCATGCGGCGAGGATGAGAATACCGAGGAGCTAAAGGATTGCCAGTGCAGCGACGACAGCTCGACTCCCGTCAAGAAG GTTCGTTTCAACATGAAACCCGAAGTTCACGTAATGCTCGCCTGGGACTATGCTTATCGAGCTGCCAGGAAGAGCGAATGGCAGGTAATGGCGCGAGATCGGGATCGCTTTCAGCAGCGGATTCGACGGATTTCACCCATTCTGAACGCCGTCCTGACCCCAGTTCATCGAGAACGTGTCTATCAGGCTCGATTCTTGCATGAGGACTAG
- the LOC122612546 gene encoding putative transcription factor SOX-14 isoform X1: MIAKPNQATTTTEPPLSLRPGTVPTVPATTPATSARPATSARPATIQRRNPAPKADSPPHTLPPFSPSPSPAPSLLPSPLPAQTPEAQKTQSQPTITHPAAVTSPSAPVAAAAPKRPKTPEPRSTHTYSPDHSPTTSQLVTPPTESESESEMDGERSPSHSGHEMTLSMNGIDSSLVFGSARVPVNSSTPYSDATRTKKHSPGHIKRPMNAFMVWSQMERRKICERTPDLHNAEISKELGRRWQLLSKDDKQPYIIEAEKLRKLHMIEYPNYKYRPQKKQTRSPGSLKPNQDADGCEARNDTPNNNNNNSLTTLAINGTTTTAGRKSKRSTSTCQSGSASKRLRNDSGDTSKPKYEVKLESAEQLNSADIILPSADNLLSYQSSEYLPLSTHSNADCDEKLHSELSSGPLEPRENLSEVVHRFLPLFLGGNEDSQLGVSTLAQSQHNQSDPTAGLMDNISDISPINDREELSEEVMRYLPYLEVNPTNDGLTLKVESSLLDNPLNEPVFDSEDNIVNDANLHSASHQIPPYVPDSHDCFAEDCGGDSSSHQVEFEVARPQTVTMTMTCTLPYGGPDGGHTFQADDFNAIPSAAEDSECSILTTSNSPQIGFNGSSFVEADAIGSTCTYAQQDYTGSVIETHNDLNYAAHDNNGALLAYTFEDLPPQPTGSHLEFNTNKYEFASYYKM; encoded by the exons ATGATAGCTAAGCCCAACcaggccaccaccaccaccgaacCACCATTGAGCTTGCGCCCCGGAACAGTGCCAACGGTTCCAGCAACCACCCCAGCCACATCGGCCAGACCAGCCACATCAGCCAGACCAGCGACCATCCAGCGAAGGAATCCAGCCCCGAAAGCGGACTCACCACCCCACACTTTGCCACCGTtctcgccatcgccatcgccagcgCCTTCGCTTTTGCCTTCGCCTTTGCCAGCGCAAACCCCAGAAgcgcaaaaaacacaaagccAGCCAACTATTACTCATCCAGCGGCTGTGACTTCGCCTTCCGCgcctgttgctgcagctgcaccgAAGCGCCCCAAGACCCCGGAACCCCGGAGCACCCACACTTACAGCCCCGACCACAGCCCCACCACCAGCCAGCTCGTCACCCCCCcaaccgaatccgaatccgaatccgaaatGGACGGCGAAAGATCTCCGAGCCACAGCGGCCATGAAATGACACTGAGCATGAACGGCATCGATTCCAGCCTGGTGTTCGGATCTGCACGGGTTCCTGTCAACTCCAGCACCCCGTACTCGGATGCGACTCGA ACCAAGAAACATTCGCCCGGCCATATCAAGCGACCCATGAACGCCTTCATGGTGTGGAGCCAGATGGAGCGGCGCAAGATCTGCGAGCGGACTCCGGACCTGCACAACGCGGAGATCTCCAAGGAGCTGGGCCGCCGGTGGCAGCTGCTCAGCAAGGACGACAAGCAGCCGTACATCATCGAGGCGGAGAAGCTGCGCAAGCTGCACATGATCGAGTATCCGAACTACAAGTACAGGCCCCAGAAGAAGCAGACGCGCTCCCCGGGATCGCTGAAGCCCAACCAGGACGCGGACGGCTGCGAAGCCAGAAATGACacgcccaacaacaacaacaacaactcacTGACCACCCTTGCAATTAATGGAACCACCACCACTGCCGGCCGGAAAAGCAAAAGATCTACCTCTACATGTCAATCGGGTTCCGCTTCGAAACGATTGAGGAACGACTCGGGTGATACCTCCAAGCCTAAGTACGAAGTTAAGTTGGAGTCTGCTGAGCAGCTCAACTCCGCGGATATTATACTACCCTCAGCCGATAATCTGTTAAGCTATCAATCGTCTGAATACTTACCTCTAAGCACGCACAGCAACGCCGACTGCGACGAGAAGCTGCACTCAGAGCTGAGCTCGGGTCCGCTGGAGCCGCGGGAGAACCTGTCGGAGGTGGTCCATCGGTTCCTGCCGCTTTTCCTCGGCGGCAACGAGGACTCGCAGCTGGGGGTCAGCACCCTGGCACAGAGCCAACACAACCAGTCGGATCCCACCGCAGGATTGATGGACAACATCTCCGACATCAGCCCCATCAACGACCGCGAGGAGCTCTCCGAGGAGGTGATGCGGTACCTGCCCTACCTGGAGGTGAATCCCACGAACGACGGCCTCACCCTCAAGGTGGAGTCCAGCCTGCTGGACAATCCGCTCAACGAGCCCGTGTTCGACTCCGAAGACAACATTGTGAACGACGCCAACTTGCACTCGGCCAGCCATCAAATACCTCCATATGTGCCTGACAGCCACGACTGCTTCGCGGAGGACTGCGGCGGGGATAGCTCCTCGCACCAGGTGGAGTTCGAGGTGGCGCGGCCCCAGACGGTGACCATGACCATGACCTGCACGCTGCCCTACGGCGGACCGGACGGTGGGCACACATTCCAGGCCGACGACTTCAACGCGATCCCGTCGGCCGCCGAGGACAGCGAGTGCAGCATTCTGACCACCTCCAACTCGCCGCAGATCGGCTTCAACGGGAGCAGCTTCGTGGAGGCGGACGCCATCGGGAGCACTTGTACATACGCGCAACAAGACTACACCGGAAGTGTAATTGAAACACACAATGATCTCAACTACGCCGCACACGATAACAACGGAGCTCTGCTAGCCTACACATTTGAGGACTTGCCGCCTCAGCCAACCGGTAGTCATTTAGAGTTTAACACTAACAAGTACGAGTTTGCAAGTTATTATAAAATGTGA
- the LOC122614093 gene encoding PAS domain-containing serine/threonine-protein kinase, producing MEDQGDVTDQAAGKLSSSNAQCSRNRCANDDPIMGTQSQSRQNSSGMLNMMDASSFSMPPPNLHSSKVINPNKAIFTIDANTGQIFIVNNKACQLLGYTSQELRNKGFFDLLNGKTESHISSLAEMQIEGDEGRVVLLSGKVIEMKTKTGSKILVSLWIRQISSDGRHIAVAEPVERHICHISTDRSGVITTVDSTTATIFFYESIESVVGISIVTLIPFIKLPDPECREISKSLRKQRATGRTTDNVKFPLCLLIALDEDASAGYSHSGKTGLNITIWVFQNLSGLIVVDDIGNILMCNQPFSLLMFGYGQDKIMNMHISSILPNFGKDSREEKSPNVSNTSITSNDWEPDTDPFVVDNDSSLQSCKKSSATRTAPNNENSSVADGHLSCNLENSSGLFCDLRQPDDCTIDDILTPVNASNSFPADEFEAGSHSHVNESSLDKAKSVSTETCDASGSNPATRLLSSINGSFVGEAIHADGSVIEVVYSVLLQILPCSNRVYCIWVCRNPSTRLDGEKYNYANLTSTFNSMASTVEQSLGQVIKTTAAQNSSRPNSLSLVSKYEDELYLGDYSKYYTSIRQIGRGAYGYVNMAFRNTDRLLVITKFILKEKLCSQFMVKSRDCKEVPIEIHLLQTLNHKNIVSVLDVFENDLFYQLVMEKHGSGMDLWTFIERRPLMDEKLGSYIFRQVADAVNYLHEQKILHRDIKDENIIIDQNFTIKLIDFGSATFMEEGKFFSTFYGTTEYCSPEVLAGNRYVGPELEIWALGVTLYVLMFFENPFIDVEETLKAEIQIPKAVSDQLNHLLSSMLNKDPKYRCTMHQLITDPWLTQEVNPSAFSFSWIVPCKAHEANPDLYFSGYLYSSTSVLSTISPQESFSHIEESSIGGSDEARLASHRTGNKLCVNEAKHNKMDTLYAKQFQLNTSVSNHELRASLPDSSHPEIGGSICSSKSENDIFKNKLQPCVSTYNVVSLHDVSTKPKMLDLK from the exons ATGGAGGACCAGGGCGACGTGACCGACCAAGCCGCTGGTAAGCTGAGTAGCTCGAATGCCCAGTGCTCCAGAAACCGATGTGCTAATG ATGACCCCATTATGGGCACCCAAAGCCAGAGTCGCCAGAACTCGTCCGGCATGCTGAACATGATGGACGCCAGCTCCTTCAGCATGCCGCCCCCCAATCTGCACTCCTCGAAGGTGATCAATCCGAATAAGGCGATATTCACCATCGACGCGAATACGGGACAAATCTTTATAGTGAACAACAAGGCCTGTCAGCTGCTGGGCTACACGTCCCAGGAGCTCAGGAACAAGGGATTCTTTGACCTACTCAACGGCAAGACGGAGAGCCACATCTCCTCCTTGGCGGAGATGCAAATCGAAGGCGACGAGGGCCGGGTGGTCCTACTAAGTGGAAAGGTGATCGAGATGAAGACCAAGACGGGAAGCAAAATCCTGGTCTCGCTCTGGATCCGGCAGATCAGCAGCGATGGCAGACACATAGCCGTCGCGGAGCCTGTTGAGAGGCACATATGCCACATCAGCACCGATAGATCCGGAGTGATAACCACCGTAGACTCCACCACGGCCACCATATTCTTTTACGAATCCATCGAAAGCGTTGTGGGCATCAGCATTGTCACCCTTATCCCGTTCATAAAGCTCCCCGATCCGGAATGCCGTGAAATCTCTAAAAGCCTGCGGAAGCAGCGAGCTACTGGCCGAACCACGGATAATGTAAAGTTTCCCCTGTGCTTGCTAATAGCCCTGGACGAGGATGCTTCCGCGGGGTACTCCCATTCGGGAAAAACCGGGTTAAACATCACCATCTGGGTGTTTCAGAATCTTAGTGGCCTGATTGTGGTGGACGACATAGGGAACATACTGATGTGCAACCAGCCTTTCTCACTGCTGATGTTCGGATATGGGCAGGACAAGATAATGAACATGCATATATCCTCAATCCTACCCAATTTCGGCAAGGACTCCCGCGAGGAGAAGAGCCCCAATGTGTCCAACACCTCGATAACCAGCAACGACTGGGAGCCGGACACGGATCCCTTCGTCGTGGACAACGACTCCTCGCTGCAATCCTGCAAGAAGAGCTCGGCTACCCGGACGGCACCCAACAACGAAAATTCTTCGGTGGCCGATGGCCACCTGAGCTGCAATCTGGAGAACAGCAGTGGGCTATTTTGTGATCTCCGACAGCCGGATGACTGTACCATAGATGACATACTTACACCTGTTAATGCCTCAAACAGTTTTCCCGCCGACGAGTTTGAGGCAGGATCGCACTCGCACGTGAATGAGTCGTCTCTGGATAAGGCGAAGTCCGTTTCCACGGAGACCTGTGATGCCTCCGGCAGCAATCCCGCCACCAGACTGCTTAGTTCCATTAACGGAAGCTTTGTGGGGGAGGCCATCCACGCCGATGGCTCCGTCATAGAGGTAGTCTACTCCGTGCTCCTCCAGATACTGCCGTGCTCCAACCGGGTGTACTGCATCTGGGTGTGCCGAAACCCCAGCACTCGGCTGGACGGCGAGAAGTACAACTATGCGAACCTAACGTCCACGTTCAACAGCATGGCCAGCACTGTTGAGCAATCGCTGGGCCAGGTGATAAAGACCACGGCTGCCCAAAACTCCAGCCGACCTAATTCTCTGTCCTTGGTGTCCAAGTACGAGGACGAATTGTACCTGGGTGACTACAGCAAATACTACACGTCCATTCGCCAGATCGGCAGGGGGGCCTATGGGTATGTGAACATGGCTTTCCGGAACACCGACCGCCTGCTGGTGATCACCAAGTTTATTCTCAAGGAGAAGCTCTGCTCTCAGTTTATGGTCAAGAGCCGCGACTGCAAGGAAGTTCCTATCGAGATCCACCTGCTGCAGACCCTGAACCACAAGAACATTGTGTCCGTTCTGGATGTTTTCGAAAACGATCTCTTCTACCAGCTGGTCATGGAGAAGCACGGATCCGGCATGGATCTATGGACGTTCATAGAGCGGCGGCCCCTGATGGATGAAAAGCTGGGAAGCTACATTTTTCGGCAGGTGGCCGATGCCGTCAACTATCTGCACGAACAGAAGATCCTGCATCGGGACATCAAGGACGAGAACATTATAATCGACCAGAATTTCACCATCAAGCTGATTGACTTCGGGTCGGCGACCTTCATGGAGGAGGGCAAATTCTTCTCCACGTTCTACGGCACGACGGAGTACTGCAGTCCGGAGGTGCTGGCCGGAAACCGATATGTGGGTCCCGAGCTGGAGATTTGGGCCCTTGGAGTGACTCTGTACGTTCTgatgtttttcgaaaatccaTTCATCGATGTGGAGGAGACATTGAAGGCCGAGATCCAAATACCGAAAGCGGTGTCCGACCAGTTGAACCATCTGCTGAGCTCCATGCTGAACAAGGATCCCAAGTACCGCTGCACCATGCACCAGTTAATCACCGATCCCTGGCTCACCCAGGAGGTGAATCCCTCGGCTTTCAGTTTCTCGTGGATAGTGCCGTGCAAGGCGCACGAGGCCAATCCAGATCTGTATTTCTCCGGCTACCTGTATTCCAGCACTTCGGTGCTGTCTACTATTTCACCGCAGGAGAGCTTCTCCCACATCGAGGAGTCCTCGATTGGGGGCAGCGATGAGGCCAGACTGGCATCCCACAGGACCGGCAACAAGTTGTGCGTTAATGAAG CCAAGCACAACAAAATGGACACACTTTATGCGAAACAGTTCCAGCTAAACACCTCAGTAAGCAACCACGAGCTGAGGGCCTCGTTACCTGACTCCAGCCACCCAGAAATCGGGGGTTCCATATGCTCCTCGAAATCCGAGAACGATATATTCAAGAACAAGCTTCAGCCCTGCGTCTCCACTTATAACGTAGTTAGTCTGCACGACGTGAGCACGAAACCCAAGATGCTTGATCTAAAATGA
- the LOC122612546 gene encoding putative transcription factor SOX-14 isoform X2 has protein sequence MNAFMVWSQMERRKICERTPDLHNAEISKELGRRWQLLSKDDKQPYIIEAEKLRKLHMIEYPNYKYRPQKKQTRSPGSLKPNQDADGCEARNDTPNNNNNNSLTTLAINGTTTTAGRKSKRSTSTCQSGSASKRLRNDSGDTSKPKYEVKLESAEQLNSADIILPSADNLLSYQSSEYLPLSTHSNADCDEKLHSELSSGPLEPRENLSEVVHRFLPLFLGGNEDSQLGVSTLAQSQHNQSDPTAGLMDNISDISPINDREELSEEVMRYLPYLEVNPTNDGLTLKVESSLLDNPLNEPVFDSEDNIVNDANLHSASHQIPPYVPDSHDCFAEDCGGDSSSHQVEFEVARPQTVTMTMTCTLPYGGPDGGHTFQADDFNAIPSAAEDSECSILTTSNSPQIGFNGSSFVEADAIGSTCTYAQQDYTGSVIETHNDLNYAAHDNNGALLAYTFEDLPPQPTGSHLEFNTNKYEFASYYKM, from the coding sequence ATGAACGCCTTCATGGTGTGGAGCCAGATGGAGCGGCGCAAGATCTGCGAGCGGACTCCGGACCTGCACAACGCGGAGATCTCCAAGGAGCTGGGCCGCCGGTGGCAGCTGCTCAGCAAGGACGACAAGCAGCCGTACATCATCGAGGCGGAGAAGCTGCGCAAGCTGCACATGATCGAGTATCCGAACTACAAGTACAGGCCCCAGAAGAAGCAGACGCGCTCCCCGGGATCGCTGAAGCCCAACCAGGACGCGGACGGCTGCGAAGCCAGAAATGACacgcccaacaacaacaacaacaactcacTGACCACCCTTGCAATTAATGGAACCACCACCACTGCCGGCCGGAAAAGCAAAAGATCTACCTCTACATGTCAATCGGGTTCCGCTTCGAAACGATTGAGGAACGACTCGGGTGATACCTCCAAGCCTAAGTACGAAGTTAAGTTGGAGTCTGCTGAGCAGCTCAACTCCGCGGATATTATACTACCCTCAGCCGATAATCTGTTAAGCTATCAATCGTCTGAATACTTACCTCTAAGCACGCACAGCAACGCCGACTGCGACGAGAAGCTGCACTCAGAGCTGAGCTCGGGTCCGCTGGAGCCGCGGGAGAACCTGTCGGAGGTGGTCCATCGGTTCCTGCCGCTTTTCCTCGGCGGCAACGAGGACTCGCAGCTGGGGGTCAGCACCCTGGCACAGAGCCAACACAACCAGTCGGATCCCACCGCAGGATTGATGGACAACATCTCCGACATCAGCCCCATCAACGACCGCGAGGAGCTCTCCGAGGAGGTGATGCGGTACCTGCCCTACCTGGAGGTGAATCCCACGAACGACGGCCTCACCCTCAAGGTGGAGTCCAGCCTGCTGGACAATCCGCTCAACGAGCCCGTGTTCGACTCCGAAGACAACATTGTGAACGACGCCAACTTGCACTCGGCCAGCCATCAAATACCTCCATATGTGCCTGACAGCCACGACTGCTTCGCGGAGGACTGCGGCGGGGATAGCTCCTCGCACCAGGTGGAGTTCGAGGTGGCGCGGCCCCAGACGGTGACCATGACCATGACCTGCACGCTGCCCTACGGCGGACCGGACGGTGGGCACACATTCCAGGCCGACGACTTCAACGCGATCCCGTCGGCCGCCGAGGACAGCGAGTGCAGCATTCTGACCACCTCCAACTCGCCGCAGATCGGCTTCAACGGGAGCAGCTTCGTGGAGGCGGACGCCATCGGGAGCACTTGTACATACGCGCAACAAGACTACACCGGAAGTGTAATTGAAACACACAATGATCTCAACTACGCCGCACACGATAACAACGGAGCTCTGCTAGCCTACACATTTGAGGACTTGCCGCCTCAGCCAACCGGTAGTCATTTAGAGTTTAACACTAACAAGTACGAGTTTGCAAGTTATTATAAAATGTGA